The genomic interval TGACCTCTCTCCAGGCACGATTCACACCTATCTGACGACACTGGAATCACGTGGGTACGTGCAATCAGATGATGGCGTGTACAGTGTAGGGCTCTTCTTCCTCCCGATGGGTGAGCACGCCCGAGCAAACACAAGGCTCTATGAGGCAGGCAGATCAGTTGCTGATGAACTTGCCGAAGAGACAGGAGAGGCAATTCATCTCATCGTCGAAACCAATATGCACGAGATTGCCCTCTACGAACAGTTCGGTCCGAATGCAGTCGGCCAAGAGATCTACATGAAGAATCAGGGGACACCAAAGCGAAATCTTCACTGTTCGGCTGCTGGTAAGGCGATTCTCGCCCATCTCGATGACGCGTACCGCGCTGAAATCCTCGATGACTACAGTTTTGACGCCTATACACAATCTACGGTTACTGACCCGGAACAACTTCGTGAAGAGCTGGCCACGATTCGAGAGAGTGGGGTGGCGCTCAACGATGAAGAACAGATTTCTGGACTCCGTGCCGTTGGTGCGCCCGTCTTG from Halomarina salina carries:
- a CDS encoding IclR family transcriptional regulator; the protein is MNDSRQPRRIKSVDRAFDIVEALRKNGATTISELAEEVDLSPGTIHTYLTTLESRGYVQSDDGVYSVGLFFLPMGEHARANTRLYEAGRSVADELAEETGEAIHLIVETNMHEIALYEQFGPNAVGQEIYMKNQGTPKRNLHCSAAGKAILAHLDDAYRAEILDDYSFDAYTQSTVTDPEQLREELATIRESGVALNDEEQISGLRAVGAPVLTESGVEGAISLSAPVSRVQGDRFESTFPNHVRQAANIIEVNLQAT